A single region of the Rhodococcus sp. W8901 genome encodes:
- a CDS encoding AAA family ATPase: MRYIVRQVLSCGGPLGSDEEAQAYALFRQEKAFDARELPTEEPLATLERKDEEIEPLTLTSLSAVTGVNALVEGGGISPHEGLTILFGENGTGKTGYSRIFKALAASRTADVILGNVRETTPQAKSALVGYTLGSESKTYTWTGQQGVAPFTRMSIFDSPSVSFHVDDDLEYVYVPAALALFNHVIAGIKSVQTQIGQAVQDLTPGAAGVAARVPRGATVYPLIETLGAATDLEQLKAAADDDPNVDTRIGNLRRTVAALEADTISAEIKVQQRVERILTEASAAASAIADFNVSAYNRELATLTGFEEDYRTFRVTLFAAADLPAEPDDTWSAFLESAEAYKAHLTALEVHDAERCLYCRQPLGDAARSLIGKYAEYLEDKITTEIAASKARLHALTNQVTSIKVGDAEAYVNDYAGADDKPPFHAELDRILALIVGLTEHVRAVSNVDPTLTAHAGMDSKAVAAALAITTQALGELRNQAATRAETLTEKKKELVELEAAAELAKSWTVIEAHVRDAKQAERLLLLTKPMPGLSRSVTGLAKAASDQMINESFDTLFSEECTALRAPELQVEFVGRQGRAQRRKVLSGKYRPSAVLSEGEQKVLAMADFLAEARLTGITAPVIFDDPVSSLDHRRIHEVAQRIASLAETSQVIVFTHDIFFASTLLALMESSKRCSYFQITDEDGKGHVTRATGPRWDSLNNLKKHINTTIQDAKTQHGDARAALVRTGYSWIRSWCEVFTETELLQGVTQRYQRNVRMTNLAKIKPGALPAAIETVNRIFEDACRYIDGHSQPLPTLNVSPTLAGLEAHWAELAQARESYSAAID; encoded by the coding sequence GTGCGCTACATCGTCCGTCAGGTTCTTAGCTGCGGCGGCCCACTGGGAAGCGACGAAGAAGCCCAGGCATACGCACTGTTTCGGCAAGAGAAGGCCTTCGACGCTCGCGAACTCCCTACCGAGGAGCCGCTGGCGACCCTTGAACGCAAGGATGAGGAAATTGAGCCTCTCACGCTCACCTCACTTTCCGCTGTCACCGGCGTCAACGCCCTAGTAGAGGGCGGGGGCATCTCACCGCATGAGGGGCTGACAATCCTGTTCGGGGAGAATGGAACCGGCAAGACTGGGTATTCTCGGATCTTCAAAGCTCTCGCCGCCAGCCGGACCGCCGATGTGATCCTTGGCAACGTCAGAGAGACAACGCCCCAGGCCAAGTCGGCGCTCGTCGGCTACACACTCGGTTCGGAGTCGAAGACATATACCTGGACAGGTCAACAGGGTGTCGCCCCGTTCACCAGGATGTCGATCTTCGACAGTCCCTCCGTCAGCTTTCACGTCGATGACGACCTTGAGTACGTCTACGTGCCGGCTGCATTGGCGTTGTTCAACCACGTGATCGCCGGTATCAAGTCAGTACAGACTCAAATCGGCCAAGCCGTCCAGGATCTGACGCCTGGCGCCGCTGGGGTTGCGGCTCGGGTCCCTCGCGGCGCCACGGTGTATCCACTCATCGAAACACTCGGAGCAGCCACAGATCTGGAGCAACTGAAAGCGGCGGCTGACGATGATCCAAACGTCGATACCCGCATCGGAAACCTACGCCGCACGGTCGCGGCGCTGGAAGCAGACACAATCAGCGCTGAGATCAAGGTTCAACAGCGAGTCGAACGCATCCTCACCGAGGCATCTGCGGCAGCCTCCGCGATCGCCGATTTCAACGTGTCCGCTTACAACCGCGAACTCGCTACGCTTACCGGGTTTGAAGAGGACTACCGCACCTTCCGCGTGACCTTGTTCGCGGCAGCCGACCTTCCCGCCGAGCCAGATGACACCTGGAGTGCGTTCCTTGAATCCGCTGAGGCGTACAAAGCGCACCTCACCGCCCTGGAAGTGCACGATGCTGAGCGGTGTTTGTACTGTCGACAGCCATTGGGCGATGCTGCGCGATCCCTCATCGGCAAGTACGCCGAGTACCTCGAGGACAAAATCACCACCGAGATTGCCGCTTCGAAAGCTAGGCTGCATGCGCTCACCAACCAAGTCACCTCGATCAAGGTCGGTGACGCCGAGGCCTACGTCAACGACTACGCCGGCGCGGACGACAAGCCGCCTTTTCACGCCGAACTCGACCGTATCCTCGCGTTGATCGTTGGTCTGACTGAGCACGTTCGAGCCGTATCGAACGTCGATCCCACCCTGACTGCGCATGCCGGGATGGACTCCAAGGCGGTTGCAGCCGCGCTAGCAATCACTACACAAGCACTCGGCGAGCTGAGAAATCAGGCCGCCACACGGGCAGAGACGCTCACCGAAAAGAAAAAGGAACTTGTCGAGCTCGAAGCTGCTGCCGAACTCGCAAAGTCGTGGACTGTCATCGAAGCGCACGTACGCGACGCTAAGCAGGCTGAACGACTACTCCTCCTCACCAAGCCCATGCCGGGCCTGTCGCGTTCTGTCACGGGTCTGGCCAAGGCTGCGAGCGACCAGATGATCAATGAGAGCTTCGACACGCTCTTCAGCGAAGAGTGCACAGCCCTCCGCGCACCCGAACTGCAGGTTGAGTTCGTCGGACGTCAGGGTCGCGCACAACGTCGGAAGGTCCTCAGCGGGAAATACAGGCCTTCCGCGGTTCTATCCGAAGGCGAGCAGAAGGTCCTGGCGATGGCGGACTTCCTCGCAGAGGCCCGCCTCACAGGAATTACCGCGCCCGTCATCTTCGACGATCCCGTCTCCAGTCTCGACCACCGACGGATCCACGAAGTCGCGCAGCGCATTGCCTCGCTGGCTGAGACATCGCAGGTGATCGTGTTCACTCACGACATCTTCTTCGCCAGCACGCTGCTTGCGCTCATGGAGTCGTCCAAGCGGTGCTCCTACTTCCAAATCACCGACGAGGATGGAAAGGGGCACGTCACCCGCGCCACCGGCCCCCGGTGGGACAGCCTGAACAACCTCAAGAAGCACATCAACACCACCATCCAGGACGCCAAGACCCAGCACGGCGATGCAAGGGCAGCGCTCGTTCGGACGGGCTACAGCTGGATACGGTCTTGGTGCGAGGTATTCACCGAGACAGAACTCCTCCAGGGCGTCACCCAGCGCTACCAACGTAATGTGCGTATGACC